TCATATAATAGTGCTTTACCTTCTTTAATTACTTTCTCATATGAAATACTACCTGAAATTATAGGATATACATCATTATACCTATCTTGAATGTGTAAAATAATATGTCTCAGATACATCTCAAGTTCAACTTCATCCTTTGAGTTACATTTATATAGATTTACTTTTCTTTCTTTATTGTATTTTATAAATACATTATTTAAATCATATTTTAACAATTCATTTACTTTAAATTCTATATCATTTAGATAATTTTTCACATCTGATAGTTCTTTTATTTTATTTTCTATCATTTTATTTTGTCTATCAATTGTATTCATCATAGACTCAATTGAGCTATCTGAATCAATTAATTTTTTTATATCTTCAAGAGCCATCCCCATAATCTTACAGTACTTAATTACATCTATACTCATAAACTGCTCTCTTGAATAATACCTATATTTATTTTCTTGATTTACATATGCTGGTTTTAATATACCTACTTTATCGTAGTATCTTAGAGTTTTTATTGATAAATCAAAAAGTTTAGACACTTCTCCTATTGAAAAATATGTTTTTATATTATCCCCTCCCTTTATATTTTGCATTAAAATAGTACTACATTAACCTGTAAATATCAATATAAAATTAGTTGTATTTTTAATTAACTTTATATTGATATTTATAGATTAAAAATACTAAAATAATGATAGAATTATATAAAAAATAAGAGAAGCTTTTAAAAGCTCCTCTTATTCCATCTCTGCTATAGGTATCGTTTTCCAATGTTTTCTTAAAATTGATTCAACATTTTCTGAATCCTTTGCTCTCATAAACTTCACTGCCTCAATATGTTGATTATTACTATAAGTTAACATTTTATACAATTCTTCTTCATTGTCGCTAGTATATGACTTTGACATAAAATTATATCTAAGAGAGTTCAACATATTTATCAACACTTGATTATCTGATTTTGCTATGTATATATCGTGAAATTCATTGCTTAGTTTTAAGTAGTTGTTATAATTTTTATACTTTATAGAGATAGCCATCATTTCTGTTAACTCGTCCATTTTTATTAAATCTGATTCAGTTAAATTTTCTAAAGATGAAGAACCTGCTAACGCATCTAACACACCAATTACAGAATATGTGTCTAGTTTTTCCTTTTCCTGAAACTCTTTTACCACAAATCCCTTATTAGGTATCTTTTCTAGTAAATTTTCACCTGCCAACCTCGTTAGTGCTTCCCTTGCTGGTGTTCTACTAACTCCAATAGAGTTACAAATTTCAGATTCAGTAATTCTCTGATTAGCTTCATACTCTCCATTTTGGATTTTTTTTGATATATAGTCATAGACTTGAGTTGTAAGTGGATCTACTTTCATAAGACACTCCTCCATATTAAGATTATAAAAGTTAAATCTCCCTACAACTTCAGTAGAGAGGTTTTGTTTTATCTTACTTATCTATATAATATCATACTTCTATATTTTTTACACTTCTTTGTAATATTTTGAAATACTAAAATTTTTATGATAATTTAAAACAAAAATGTAGCAAAACCTTTGATAAATCAAAATTTTTGCTACATTTTTACTTTTAACTTAAATTGTTGTATTTAAAATACACTAAAAATAATAAATGATTTAGAATCCATATGGATTTTTAATTCATTGTTTTCTATCTGTATATTTTTATTTACATTTTTAAGATTATACTTTATAGGTATTTCCTCTATACAGCTACCTTGTATATTTAATGATATATTTTCAGGATTGTTACTTCTGTTTATTAAAATTAGTATCTTATCATTATCTTCATTAAACCTTATAAATGCAAACACATTGTTATTTTTAGTATATATAAATTCTGTTTCCCCAGAGCTTAAAATTTTATTTTTATTTCTGATTTTTATAATATTTTTATAAAAACTCAACATATCTTCATCTTCATTTTTCCATGGATATGTTCTTCTATTGTCTGGGTCTACATCTCCACAAAGACCTGCCTCATCTCCGTAGTATATATATGGTACTCCTTCAAATGTCATTTGTGTGGCTACAGCAAGTTTCATCAAATCTATATCATTATTTAATTCAGTTTTAGCTCTTGTAACATCATGTGTTCCAATTAAATTTAAATTAGACTTAAATGATTCTTTTGGATAATTTTCTTTAATTTGTATATATTTATTGCTAAGTTCATATGAATTAATTTCTCCTTTTAAAAAAGAAAACATATTATTTCTAAATGGATATCCCATAACAGAATCTAATTCTTCACCTAATAAATAGCTTCTTCTTTGACCATAACTAATTTTATTTGAGGCATCTTCCCATACTTCCCCTATAAGTATCGAATCATTATCAGCTTCTTTTAATTCCTTTTTCAGCTCTCTTATAAACTCCGTTGGCAGTTCATCTGCAACATCTAATCTCCATCCTTTAATCCCCATATTCATCCATTTATTTATGACACTATCCTTGTCATATATTATATAATCCATATAGCTTTTTTCTAATTCATTTGTATTTGGCAAGGTCTTTATATCCCACCAACTTTTATATTTATGAGGAAATTCTTCAAACATATACCATGAATAATATGGTGATTCTTCTGATTGATATGCACCTAAACTATCATAATTTCCATACATATTAAAATACTCACTATCAGCTCCAGTATGACTAAAAACACCATCAAGTACTATTGATATATCTTTTTCTTTTGCTTTATCAATTAATTCTTTAAATGTGTCTTCATCTCCAAACATGGGGTCAATCTTTTTATAATTTCCTGTGTCATATTTATGATTGCTAGAAGCTTCAAATATAGGACTTAGATATAGTATACTCACTCCTAATTTTTTTAAATACCCAAGTTTATTAATTATTCCCCTTAAATTTCCACCATGAAAATCCCATCTTATAATATCCCCTCTACTATCCTTTATGTACATAGGTATATCTTCCCAATTTCCATATATAAAGCTGTTTTTTTTAGGATTATCAACCTTACCATTACGATTTCCATTATTAAATCTATCTACAAATATATGATAAAGTACTCCTTCTTTGTACCATGTTGGCACTTTAAAATCTTTATAAACAGTAATTTGATATTTATTGATATCATTATAATTATATTCACAAGAGTATCCATTTTCTCTATTCTTTCCATAGAATACAGTTTTTTTCTCACCATCTATATCTACAATTACCTTAAAATAATAAAAATAGACACCTGTTATATCAAATTTTTCAACCTTACAATAAAAATACTTTCCAAGTGTATTATTGTTTAATTCTTCATTTAAAATTATTGTCTTTATTTCATCTTCTCTGTTTATTTCTAGGGAAATAGACTCAACATTATACCCTTCATTTACTTTAACATTAACTATCAACTCTTCATCAAATTTTAAAGCTCCAAACGGAGCCTTAAAATTTTTATCCCAAGAATTATATTCTATTATATTTTGCATTTATAATCACACCCTTTTAAACCAAATGTCTTTTGCATATTCAGAAATTGTTCTATCAGAAGAAAAAAATCCTGAATTAGCTATATTAACCAAAGACATTGTATTCCATTTTTCTTTATCACGATATAGTTTGTTTATATTTGCCTGAGCTTGACCATAATTTTCAAAATCCCTCAATACAAAGTATTCATCATTGTAAGTGGTAAGTGAATTATAAATACTTCTACCTTCTTCACCTAGGTTAGGAATAAATCCATTTATTAAATCATCTACTACCCTTTTTATATTCATGTTAGAATGATACAAATCAAGTGAAGAATATCCACCAAACTTATTATAATTCAGTACTTGCTCTGCACTAAGTCCAAATAAAAACATATTTTCTTTTCCTACTTGTTCACATATTTCTACATTTGCACCATCTAATGTGGCTAAAGTTATAGCACCATTCATCATAAATTTCATATTGCTTGTTCCTGATGCTTCTTTTGTTGTTGTTGAAATTTGCTCACTCACATTTGCTGCTGGTATTATTATCTCTGCTAATGATACACCATAATTCTCTATAAACACTACTTTTAACTTGTCCTTTACTCTAACATCATTATTTATAGTACTTGCAACTGAATTTATAAATTTAATTATACATTTGGCTAAGTAATATCCTGGTGCAGCTTTTGCCCCAAATATAAAAGTTCTTGGGTCAATATTTAAATTAGGATTATCAAGCAATTCATGATATAAATGGAGCACATTAAAGATATTCAATAGTTGCCTTTTGTAAGCATGTAACCTCTTAACCTGAACATCAAATATAGAATTAGGGTCAATATTTAAATCGTATTTATCATTTATAAAATTTGCTAAATTTACTTTATTATTGTATTTTATAGCATCAAGTCTTTTTAAAACAGAAGAGTCATTTTTAAATTTTTCAATATTCTTTAACTGTAAAGTATCTGTTTTCCATGAGTCACCAATTAAATCTGTTATTAAATTGCTAAGTTGAGGATTTGAACTTATAAGCCATCGTCTATGTGCAATTCCATTAGTTTTATTGTTGAATTTATTTGGTTCGTCTTGATAAAAATCTTTTAAAACTTCTGTTTCAAGAATTTGAGTATGAAGCTTAGCAACTCCATTTACACTGTGGCTTGTTACAATACATAAATTTGCCATATTTATGTTGTCCCAATCTATTATACTCATTCTCCTTATTTTATCTTGGTCATATCCTTTATTATTTAATTCTTCTACATATCTTCTATTTATTTCTTCTATTATCATATAAATTCTTGGTAATAGCTCTTTCATCATACTTACTGGCCACTTTTCCATTGCTTCTGACATTATAGTATGATTAGTATAAGATACTGTTTTTTTAGTTATCTGCCATGCTTCATCCCAAGATAATCCCTCTTCATCAAGTAGAATTCTCATAAGTTCTGGTATACATAAGGTAGGATGTGTATCATTTATATGAATTGCCACCTTATCAAATAAATTACTGATATTTAATTTATTCTTTTTATACTTCCTTATTATATCTTGTACACCTGCACTTACAAAGAAATACTCTTGCTTCAGTCTCAATAATTTTCCTGCATAATTTGAATCATCAGGATACAACACTTGTGAAATTTCTTCAGTATAATACTTGTGTTTTAAAGCTTCTTCATAACTTCCTGAATAATTTAGAGCATTTGAAGTAAGTTCTCCAAAGTCTCTTTTTGGTATCTCACTTTTAAATAATCTTAAAGTATTGATACATTGATTTTGGTATCCGATTATTGGTATATCATAAGGCATTGCCATTACAGGAAGATAGTTTTTATGGACTACTTTTAAATGTATGCCTTCCTTAATCAACTCTACTTCTCCACCAAACTTCACCATTGTTGCTTCATTTGGTCTTACAGTCTCCCACGCATAACGTCCTTCTGTAAGCCAGTTATCAGGTACTTCGACCTGATAACCATTTACAAATTTTTGTTCAAATAAACCGTATTTATATCTAATTCCATATCCTTGACCACTTATATTCAAAGATGCCATAGAATCTAAAAAACATGCTGCTAATCTTCCAAGACCACCATTCCCTATAGCTGGGTCTACCTCAGCTTTGATTAAATCATCTAGGTTAATTCCTAATTCTAGTAATCCTTCTCTAACTTCTTCTTCAATATTTAAATTTAGTAAATTAGATTTTAATTGTCTTCCTATTAAAAACTCTAAACTAAAATAATAAACTTCTTTTTTCTTATCTAATTTTGTAGCAACCCATTTTTTTGCTATTTCATCTTTCAGTAGACTACATAGTACATTTAACAATTGTTCATCAGTAGCTTCCTTGATAGACTGTGCATATAAGCTATACATTTTCACTTCAAATTTTTGCTTGAATTTCTTTTTGCTTATTGTTACCAAA
This sequence is a window from Clostridioides difficile. Protein-coding genes within it:
- a CDS encoding MerR family transcriptional regulator, translating into MQNIKGGDNIKTYFSIGEVSKLFDLSIKTLRYYDKVGILKPAYVNQENKYRYYSREQFMSIDVIKYCKIMGMALEDIKKLIDSDSSIESMMNTIDRQNKMIENKIKELSDVKNYLNDIEFKVNELLKYDLNNVFIKYNKERKVNLYKCNSKDEVELEMYLRHIILHIQDRYNDVYPIISGSISYEKVIKEGKALLYDYIVDFTEREEYENEHTLPAGEYLTIIYDDNWNNAYDYYKKIIDYAKNNNIELVGNFNEIWMLSRVDSDTKEKTLVQLEIRKK
- a CDS encoding GntR family transcriptional regulator; protein product: MKVDPLTTQVYDYISKKIQNGEYEANQRITESEICNSIGVSRTPAREALTRLAGENLLEKIPNKGFVVKEFQEKEKLDTYSVIGVLDALAGSSSLENLTESDLIKMDELTEMMAISIKYKNYNNYLKLSNEFHDIYIAKSDNQVLINMLNSLRYNFMSKSYTSDNEEELYKMLTYSNNQHIEAVKFMRAKDSENVESILRKHWKTIPIAEME
- a CDS encoding glycoside hydrolase family 13 protein, whose product is MQNIIEYNSWDKNFKAPFGALKFDEELIVNVKVNEGYNVESISLEINREDEIKTIILNEELNNNTLGKYFYCKVEKFDITGVYFYYFKVIVDIDGEKKTVFYGKNRENGYSCEYNYNDINKYQITVYKDFKVPTWYKEGVLYHIFVDRFNNGNRNGKVDNPKKNSFIYGNWEDIPMYIKDSRGDIIRWDFHGGNLRGIINKLGYLKKLGVSILYLSPIFEASSNHKYDTGNYKKIDPMFGDEDTFKELIDKAKEKDISIVLDGVFSHTGADSEYFNMYGNYDSLGAYQSEESPYYSWYMFEEFPHKYKSWWDIKTLPNTNELEKSYMDYIIYDKDSVINKWMNMGIKGWRLDVADELPTEFIRELKKELKEADNDSILIGEVWEDASNKISYGQRRSYLLGEELDSVMGYPFRNNMFSFLKGEINSYELSNKYIQIKENYPKESFKSNLNLIGTHDVTRAKTELNNDIDLMKLAVATQMTFEGVPYIYYGDEAGLCGDVDPDNRRTYPWKNEDEDMLSFYKNIIKIRNKNKILSSGETEFIYTKNNNVFAFIRFNEDNDKILILINRSNNPENISLNIQGSCIEEIPIKYNLKNVNKNIQIENNELKIHMDSKSFIIFSVF
- a CDS encoding glycogen/starch/alpha-glucan phosphorylase: MVTISKKKFKQKFEVKMYSLYAQSIKEATDEQLLNVLCSLLKDEIAKKWVATKLDKKKEVYYFSLEFLIGRQLKSNLLNLNIEEEVREGLLELGINLDDLIKAEVDPAIGNGGLGRLAACFLDSMASLNISGQGYGIRYKYGLFEQKFVNGYQVEVPDNWLTEGRYAWETVRPNEATMVKFGGEVELIKEGIHLKVVHKNYLPVMAMPYDIPIIGYQNQCINTLRLFKSEIPKRDFGELTSNALNYSGSYEEALKHKYYTEEISQVLYPDDSNYAGKLLRLKQEYFFVSAGVQDIIRKYKKNKLNISNLFDKVAIHINDTHPTLCIPELMRILLDEEGLSWDEAWQITKKTVSYTNHTIMSEAMEKWPVSMMKELLPRIYMIIEEINRRYVEELNNKGYDQDKIRRMSIIDWDNINMANLCIVTSHSVNGVAKLHTQILETEVLKDFYQDEPNKFNNKTNGIAHRRWLISSNPQLSNLITDLIGDSWKTDTLQLKNIEKFKNDSSVLKRLDAIKYNNKVNLANFINDKYDLNIDPNSIFDVQVKRLHAYKRQLLNIFNVLHLYHELLDNPNLNIDPRTFIFGAKAAPGYYLAKCIIKFINSVASTINNDVRVKDKLKVVFIENYGVSLAEIIIPAANVSEQISTTTKEASGTSNMKFMMNGAITLATLDGANVEICEQVGKENMFLFGLSAEQVLNYNKFGGYSSLDLYHSNMNIKRVVDDLINGFIPNLGEEGRSIYNSLTTYNDEYFVLRDFENYGQAQANINKLYRDKEKWNTMSLVNIANSGFFSSDRTISEYAKDIWFKRV